The genomic window GGCGGAAGAAACAGGTAATTTCACTTAAAACTTAATTTGATATTGATTGATATTAATtttattggacttttttttcaaattaaatataaattaaaactaCTATAATAATTGTTCTGATTTAATTTTAAAACATAtattgattttttaaattaaatcttttttaaattaaattaaaatagtaTATTCATTTTTCTAATTCTACCATATCACACATTAGAATTGAGACTTTTCCTCAAATAACATAACTGACATCTTAACTGCTGCTGTCCTTCCTTTGTTCTAATCAGAAGTGTTCCTCTCATCCGCCATCATCGGAGTCGTGTCCTCGCCACCTGACGGGCTGGGTGGACCCCAAGGCCTCCTGGGAGTCCTTCATGCAGCAGCTGGGCACAGGCCACGCTGTTGGCGAAGGTCCATTTCCACCCCATAACAAGAGACTCCGGTGCCCTGAGGCGGCAGTCCGCGAGGGGGACGTCTGGGAAAACCTGGTCCTCACTGGTCTGCACGCGTGCGGGGACCTCAGCCCCACCCTCCTCCGCCATTTTGTCAAATGTCCTCACGTACGCGCCATCACCTCCGTGGCATGCTGCTACATGAAGCTCACCACCAAAGAGCAGCCCTTCCCTCCGGGCGTCCTCGGACCCCCCGATCTGTCACTTTGTGACTTTGGCTACCCGATGAGCGCGCACGTACGGGGGCTGGAGGGACACCAGCTGCCCTACAAGGCGCGGGAGGCGGCTTGTCACGCCATGGAAGACTACGTGGAGAGGCTGCGCGAGGAGAGCCCGCTGTTGAGGACGCATTGCTACCGCGCCGCGTTGGAGGTCTTCATCACAGACAGCAGGCCGGATCTGCGCAGGGCGGGAATACAGACGGTGaagaaagcccatttgttgaCTTTCAATGAGTACGTCAACTCCTTTTTTTGCATACTTgatcaaaaaagggaaaaaaaaaagattgttttcCACCACTTTAGGTATGCCCGCTTGGGTCTGGCCCGGGTGGGTCTGCCCCCATCCCTGCCTTTGGATGAGGACCGCTTGGAGGCGATGCTGGCACAGCAGGGCCGGGTGGTGGTGGTCTTCAGCTTGGCGCTGCTGCTGGCTCCCGTAGTGGAGACGCTGGTGCTGCTGGACCGCATTATCTACCTGCAGGAGAACGGTGAGCCGCCAGCGCCGCCGAAACGGGTCTGCGGATATTTACGTTCTGACTCATCATGTTGTCTGCGCAGGGGTAAACAGTCAGCTGATTCCTCTTTTCGACCCAAACTTTTCTCCGAGGAATTTTGTGCTGGTGGCTCGGAAGATTCCAGAATAGAATTCTTCAAGGGATTGTACAGTACGTAGACTTCAAACTAAGAGGATTTCCGCCTCGCTTTTTGGAGGTTTTTAAATAACATAaaactcagattttttttttttaaacacaattaattcaaataaatccCACAGACAACATGTCTGTGATTTTTTTATAAAACGTCCATAttggctgttttgtttttgcatggtcAAACGGTTGCTAGGCAGATCGTCAAATGTTATTCACACAAACTCAAAACGCGTCACTATTTTGCAAGTTGTGTGTCTAGTAATGTGTTGAGTTTATTGGACCCCCCTGACCCCCCCAATACAAACACATGAAGCTAAGCAGATGTTGCAAACAGGTTGAAGTCCACCAACAGCATTTGAGTAGACTTTGCATTCCCAAGCTGGGCCCTCAGAGACCACGAAGCATGTTGCGTTTCTTCCTGGCGGCCTTGGTTCTTCTGCCGACCCTTCACCGGACGTTCGGCGCCAAGGACGAACGCCCCAGCTGCCGACCCCTGACCGCCTCCTTCTGCCGGAACGTGGGTTACCCGACCAGCCGCTACCCAGCCGGAGTTCAGGGCTTCAACGTGCAGCAGCTTCGTCAAATGGTGGAGACGGCCTGCTCGCCCGACGTAGCCACGCTCTTGTGCCGCGTGGCCTTCCCGGAATGCTCGGAAGACGACGCCCGTGTGAAACCGTGTAAGGCCGTGTGTCACAAGGTGAAGCGAGAGTGTGACGCCGCCCTCAAAGCCAAAGCCCTGACCTGGCCCAGGAGTCTTCAGTGCGACGCTTTGCCCGAATACAACTGCGTGCAGGTCAGTCGTCGATGATCAAAATGGCCGACGTATTTCCACCAGATGATGTTTGCGTGCTTTCAGGCTCAACAACAACCGCAGTCTCTCTCGACCGATTCGGCGACAGCGTGTCAGACCGTCACCATTCCTCTATGCAAAGACCTCACGTACAGCCAGACCATCATGCCAAATATTTTAGGCCATGCCACCCAGGAGGAAGCGGGCCTGGAGATGTACCAGTTCGCCCCACTGGTAAGGATACAGTGCTCGCCACAGCTCAAGCCCTTCCTGTGCTCCGTCTACGTTCCAGAGTGCAA from Syngnathus typhle isolate RoL2023-S1 ecotype Sweden linkage group LG10, RoL_Styp_1.0, whole genome shotgun sequence includes these protein-coding regions:
- the mettl25b gene encoding protein RRNAD1 → MKQEEDKMWETSSLSAEEQKELAKRIICFLSQYRYLSESYIIEFFTEGLWHKLPISWQCVLQHLTYPQIAELLLDAGHGHRRYPHVWPLSLLAFRATAHSLAFPRSSRRSPSCAEGPAKPKEFQENLNQSSLLAHAFRKHVKPKKQHEIHELGMLVKELCEWTECNRVVDVGSGQGHLTRFLSFGLGLSVTAIEADPALVGMATKFDEQLLCALDKERRKKQKCSSHPPSSESCPRHLTGWVDPKASWESFMQQLGTGHAVGEGPFPPHNKRLRCPEAAVREGDVWENLVLTGLHACGDLSPTLLRHFVKCPHVRAITSVACCYMKLTTKEQPFPPGVLGPPDLSLCDFGYPMSAHVRGLEGHQLPYKAREAACHAMEDYVERLREESPLLRTHCYRAALEVFITDSRPDLRRAGIQTVKKAHLLTFNEYARLGLARVGLPPSLPLDEDRLEAMLAQQGRVVVVFSLALLLAPVVETLVLLDRIIYLQENGVNSQLIPLFDPNFSPRNFVLVARKIPE